The genomic stretch tgcaagggatagttggattgcactcaatgcatccccttcaatcttctccttgtcgggagctgatatatccgtaggatactttccgtcaatagcatggattgaaccttccctccgcagtaacgccatcatctggatcttccagatattgaagttgttgcgtccattgaatctatcaatttcaaacttcatggaactcatatttgcttgttctttctccttggatcgttaaagaatcctgtcgctctgataccaattgttagcggaaacgtaaaagaaagaacacaagatttaacgtggttcggatcaaaataatcctacgtccaccagagaacaattgcccttttaatattaacaaaggaaggggagatttcccaattacacttaagagaatttctctcttaactctctactcactacaatgtattgtattattttgggatgatttctacaagtgaaggagtgcatctatttatagaggtaaagacctcctcttgatgtcattggtgacatcaaactacctcctcttgatgtcatgggtgacatcaaaggaggaagcttcctcctagcatccacaccaactctttccaccaactcttccaattggcatgccattgttgactaaacataaaccaacaatttcagcatgccattgttaactaaacataaaccaacattttcagatattacgggccggcaatgcgaaaaaccatcaattgctggcttaaacgcccagaacacgtaattgaatatgtattctggtgttcccggactctgctcaagcttccattcaacaactgtcccggggttaaagtgttgcagtgcggctATGTACTTTggtagagatgcaaatgacttatctcAATTACCATAGACAATTTCAAACGCTTgtttgcgcccgagaaatgcctttcttttcgtaatggtatggccatattcctggtggactgatgtaatgcactctttgattgtataccttatggacgcttcgaggtgcggaataagtacaagagaaatcaagtcaatatccaagttgaagtgattcccgttgaatgtgtccatttcgcatgtgtgggtgagaatgtatttacccactttccacatacctgtattcttcttggtcgcacgcaacatccaattacatggccaaaaccacctgcggcaaataaccttgtataccatcggacttgactcccatactTGCATCTCACGAtactcttttacgttgtgcattttacaagccctgcttaagcgcactttatcaggaaaaatatcccctttgcaagcaccgttggtctagactcatcccacattgctgttcgaatttcatcaaaatcccttgtgagagcttctacatccggcacggttggcaagttatcaatgtaaggaatctcccttgaatgaaacgacacttcggacttgtacactcttcgtctaggggggtctctcttcaaatcaggtccttcctcctcatcctgctcatcaccatcctcacgaaaaaATGGTGTCTCATCTCCGGATTCATcgacattgttatcgtaatcactgttatgttcctcactctgtgcatcttccAAATCCCGATGTAATACGCTGTTTTCGGTCAATTGAGCGAGTAcatgtggttcaacttgctcgttttcactgcacaactaacaaaaatataagctactgaattaataaatgctttccatatggctatatcacttcacttacaagtcgtaatgtgataaaattccatgatggacgttttcaattaggtgatgactaccggatgagccacttgtaaaattcatatccggccggtaccccctattaaatatatgagcgttaatacaaattcaatacgccaaaatatacataattaacacaaatgaaaattgaagtttaccactcatCTTGTTTATTATGGAAaacagggtataaattattttctcgttgctcattcgccggcggtgataagtttaaatcaaggaaaactcctTCATCCGGAACcagtccggcaaaaactgctacAGAATGACCATTCGATGACTgagggttatctctactacgcacaacctcattttttggaatggcttcgaccttcacgtacatctccaacattgtgattacaagaaattctcGGCATTCGTCTGGAGTCCTcggaaaatcactcaaagtttcatcatcgtcgatgttaaactccgagtaaaaagcaaccccttgcggagtgacggaataaGAATATCTTccagttactttaagtatcactgaacatttcctcacactcatttttttgcataacaacaatatcaatttatcgtactctattgtaagtggcaatttaacatgacactgaacatgtaaactgtagcccacaaaattattctccatcacaacttCACCCCctcaatataatgaaactcttattttacgctcttcagacataataaaaaaatgttggagaatttaacaacaataaacgtttcaacaagagttaaaaatttttttgaatgaatttatgtacaatcctaacctctttatataggaaatggctagccggaaattttatatatatatatatatatatatatagcgcccaaaaagttggcactatatgcttttgaattattgaagtggAGTATAACGCTAAAATAccaggcgctatatataaaacttttgtatagcgccaggtattgtggcgctatacctgggtgtgtcagctttttcagtatagcgccacaatacttggcgctatacagtaacggcacatttaacgttactgtatagcgccaagtattgtggcgctatacataaaaatgtcatctttttttcccacctatttatgtattttgagtccaaaagaaccacaattgGGTTCCGGACTCTAAAAAAAAGGGATGGGTCATTTTAATCATAGGAAGACGTGGCAATCCGTCCAATTGAGGGGTATATTTGAATGATAGTATAACGGTAGGGGCTGAGATGACCAAATAGTACAACGAAGTgtatttttaaacctttttttAATAGTAGAGGAATATATTTGACTCTTTTACGTAATTAATTATATCAATAACCACTTTCTTCAAtgatataaataataaataaactaaaagacAAGCTAACCCCCACTAAATAAGACAAAGGCAAAGTTTATTAAAAGTGAAATGCAAACAGAGAATTAACCAAATATTCCATTCAAGCATCAACAAGAGCAACAAAACCAAAGATTAGGTAAAGTTAGAAAATAGACCTCACGCAGCCGCAACAATCAAATTAATCGACAGAACCTCAAACTCGGATTACACAACAAATCGGGTATTTGTTCCGCAAATGACCAGAGATTAGAACCGCGAACCAAACCTCTCGAACCGCCCCTTAACTGAGACCTCAAACCCAAAATCGGACAGTTTTTTCACCTCCTTATCACTCAGATCGGGCATTTAAAACCTCAAACCCAAAGAATTTTGCTCAACTAACAGAAGCTTTAATCAATCAGAGAATATTCGAAAtatctgcatacacactaccctccttaAACCCCACTTAGTGAGActttattgggttgttgttgttataataGAGGCTCAAGGTGGTGATGTGGTGTGTTTTACATTGCTAAAAATGAGTGGTGTCTAATGATGATTAATAGAAAAGGAAGCTATGAAGATGCTATTTTTGGAGAAAGAGGCTGCGGCTCTATGGATCTAAAATTGCTGGGTTACTTTTCTCCTCCAACTGCTGCCtaatctctctcttttctctatgtCTGTTTCGTGCCTTCTTATCAAAGTCCCTCCGTTTTTTGGACTGAATCATCGTTCCCTTCTCCCGCTCTTTCTCACTGTTTCTCTCACCTCCCTCACTTTGCTCTTGTGTGTATTTTTTATTGAATGAGTGTTCTTGGGGAATAAGAAATGGGTAGAACCAGCCGTGCGGGCCCTCTGTCAAAATCAGATTCCTCCTCCGTGAATTATCTATGaaccttagcgaaatgtcgttcgtcttttttaccttTAAGACATATAGTTCCCATAGGACAATATAGTAATTTAAGTATTtcataaatatttaaaaatatcacttaattaatttagttttctgattttttgataaatttttcttcaattatttgtTATTAAACTTTGCCTTAATTAATTGGTTAAATTTTGTCACGTTTCTTACCGAAGGAAAGTTAACAAAAAAAATTTCCTAAACTTTTACTCTCATTAAATTTTGTCCTGTTTCTAACCCAAGGAAACTTAACAAAAAAAATTTCCTTCGTCCGTTGCACACAAGGAAAGTGTAAAAAAATTTCCTTCGTCCGTTGCACACAAGGAAAGTGTTTAGAATTTGACTTCGTCCAG from Nicotiana sylvestris chromosome 12, ASM39365v2, whole genome shotgun sequence encodes the following:
- the LOC138884298 gene encoding uncharacterized protein codes for the protein MENNFVGYSLHVQCHVKLPLTIEYDKLILLLCKKMSVRKCSVILKVTGRYSYSVTPQGVAFYSEFNIDDDETLSDFPRTPDECREFLVITMLEMYVKVEAIPKNEVVRSRDNPQSSNGHSVAVFAGLVPDEGVFLDLNLSPPANEQRENNLYPVFHNKQDEWGYRPDMNFTSGSSGSHHLIENVHHGILSHYDFENEQVEPHVLAQLTENSVLHRDLEDAQSEEHNSDYDNNVDESGDETPFFREDGDEQDEEEGPDLKRDPPRRRVYKSEVSFHSREIPYIDNLPTVPDVEALTRDFDEIRTAMWDESRPTVLAKGIFFLIKCA